One stretch of Candidatus Baltobacteraceae bacterium DNA includes these proteins:
- the pheS gene encoding phenylalanine--tRNA ligase subunit alpha: MSLSESLTTLASELGAALKDVRDERTLEDLRVTYLGRSGKITEIRRGIGKLPPEERPSAGKAINDAVTGLEAQLESAALKLGALKLERELENNVDVTLHNVPAQIGSLHPIRKTIQAACAYFESRGFAVLLGPEVDTTRHNFDALNIPPDHPAREGFDSFYLRPDLLLRPHTSPMQIRAMEKHGPPIAIVIPGKCYRRDAVDARHLYQFNQIEGLMVGEGIHFGHLKGMLIGMCRELFGPDQDVRFQPSFFPFTEPSAQIDTTCPRCGGATASCATCGGSGWIEIGGSGMVHPNVLRAVGGGYDPDVVSGWAFGVGIERLAMIRYGIGDIREFIWNEPSFLEQLA, encoded by the coding sequence ATGAGCCTTAGCGAAAGCTTAACGACACTTGCGTCGGAGCTTGGCGCCGCCCTGAAAGACGTGCGCGATGAACGGACGCTCGAAGATCTACGCGTAACGTACCTCGGACGCTCCGGAAAAATAACCGAAATCCGGCGCGGCATCGGCAAATTGCCGCCGGAGGAACGTCCTTCGGCCGGTAAGGCAATCAACGACGCAGTCACGGGACTCGAGGCGCAACTCGAGTCGGCTGCTCTAAAACTCGGCGCGCTCAAGCTCGAGCGCGAGCTCGAGAACAACGTCGACGTCACGCTGCACAACGTGCCGGCGCAAATCGGCTCGCTGCATCCGATTCGTAAAACGATTCAGGCCGCGTGCGCGTATTTCGAGTCACGCGGATTCGCGGTGCTGCTCGGGCCCGAGGTCGATACGACGCGTCACAACTTCGACGCGCTCAACATTCCGCCCGATCATCCGGCGCGCGAAGGATTTGATTCGTTTTATTTGCGTCCGGATTTGCTACTGCGTCCGCACACATCGCCAATGCAGATTCGAGCCATGGAGAAACATGGTCCGCCGATTGCGATCGTCATCCCCGGAAAATGCTATCGCCGCGATGCCGTCGACGCGCGCCATCTGTATCAGTTCAATCAAATCGAAGGCCTGATGGTCGGCGAGGGCATCCACTTCGGCCATCTCAAGGGCATGCTAATCGGAATGTGCCGCGAGCTTTTCGGTCCGGATCAAGACGTACGGTTCCAGCCCTCGTTCTTTCCGTTCACCGAACCATCGGCGCAAATCGACACGACGTGCCCGCGTTGCGGTGGCGCGACCGCCAGCTGCGCCACATGCGGCGGTTCAGGTTGGATCGAAATCGGCGGTTCGGGGATGGTGCATCCGAACGTGCTGCGCGCAGTGGGGGGAGGGTACGACCCCGATGTCGTCAGCGGCTGGGCCTTTGGTGTCGGCATCGAGCGCCTCGCGATGATCCGGTACGGGATCGGCGACATCCGCGAATTCATCTGGAACGAGCCGTCGTTCTTGGAGCAGCTGGCGTGA
- the pheT gene encoding phenylalanine--tRNA ligase subunit beta, with the protein MRTPLAWLRDYVDLPADTDTIVNRLAMLGFPVEEIITREPMSGVVVGKLERVEKHPNADRLQVCTANIGNGATLQIATAAENVAAGQIVPVAKIGAELAGGLVIAPRKMRGLDSEGMLGSANELGLDGEWFEDGILQLDADTPLGADVIKLFGLDQDILEVEITSNRVDVMSMLGLARELAASFGTTVREPDSVVTYASGGDFTVTLESPDVHRFVAQRVSNVTVRTAKTAVRIRLALAGQRPINNLVDISNFVMLETGQPLHFYDYDKLAGHRLIVRDARDGEQVRTLDGIDRTLTPRALVIADERETQCLAGLKGAAASEVTAATREIVIEAANFSGPRVRRMGAELALRSDASSRHERNLPLALTDAGAARAAKLLSEEGATIHAPHGFGVPVPAPAIIALRKREIPRLLGFELEDAEIVHALGALGFESVTSRANDETTFEVQVPLWRSDIAIEADLVEEVARLIGYDRVAVATPPVAEQHIASTAYKRQERVASALAMLGYHEVVTLALQPGSIHERWRESGAALDMKVVEIMNPLSEDQRFMRFSLLPALLALGTDKIFEIGDVFGEASEIVERTHATFMRRTTQPQSDSWSDEQFVALKADALAFVRAVTGRHASVRVTGHAGWHPGICAELVLDGAPIAIVGALDPRLTFALGVEGRAHAAQVDLATLPDPVIPRYVAPSRYPTISRDLALVVNLDVSAAQIENVIGGALDGLARTIGAFDEYRGPQVGDGKKSLAVRVVLQRDDTTMTDAEADAAIGKILGALRSELGATIRS; encoded by the coding sequence GTGAGAACACCGCTTGCTTGGCTGCGCGACTACGTCGATTTGCCCGCCGACACCGACACGATTGTCAACCGCTTGGCGATGCTCGGCTTTCCGGTCGAAGAAATCATCACGCGCGAACCGATGTCGGGTGTCGTCGTCGGCAAGCTCGAGCGCGTCGAGAAACACCCCAACGCCGATCGTTTGCAAGTCTGCACCGCGAATATCGGCAACGGCGCCACGCTCCAAATCGCGACCGCGGCCGAAAACGTCGCCGCCGGACAGATCGTCCCGGTTGCGAAGATCGGCGCGGAGCTTGCGGGCGGTCTCGTCATTGCCCCCCGCAAGATGCGCGGGCTCGACTCGGAGGGGATGCTCGGTTCTGCCAACGAGCTTGGGCTCGACGGCGAGTGGTTTGAAGATGGGATCTTGCAGCTCGACGCGGACACGCCGCTCGGCGCGGACGTCATCAAACTCTTCGGTCTCGATCAAGACATTTTGGAAGTCGAGATCACCTCGAATCGCGTCGACGTGATGTCGATGCTCGGCCTCGCGCGCGAGCTGGCGGCGTCGTTCGGCACGACGGTGCGTGAACCGGATAGCGTCGTCACCTATGCGTCCGGCGGCGACTTCACGGTTACGCTCGAAAGTCCGGACGTCCATCGCTTTGTCGCGCAACGCGTCTCCAATGTCACGGTGCGAACCGCAAAGACGGCCGTCCGCATACGCCTGGCGCTTGCGGGGCAGCGTCCGATCAACAATTTGGTCGACATCTCGAATTTCGTCATGCTCGAGACCGGGCAACCGCTGCACTTCTACGACTACGACAAACTGGCGGGCCACCGCCTGATCGTGCGCGACGCGCGCGATGGCGAGCAGGTGCGAACGCTGGACGGCATCGATCGCACGTTAACTCCCCGCGCACTCGTCATTGCCGACGAGCGCGAGACGCAGTGCCTCGCGGGACTCAAAGGCGCAGCGGCAAGCGAAGTGACGGCGGCCACGCGTGAGATCGTGATCGAGGCCGCGAATTTTTCCGGGCCACGCGTGCGGCGAATGGGCGCGGAACTGGCGTTACGTTCCGATGCGTCGTCCCGGCACGAACGGAATCTTCCGCTCGCGCTTACCGATGCCGGCGCCGCGCGCGCCGCAAAGCTGCTCTCCGAGGAAGGCGCGACGATTCACGCCCCGCACGGCTTCGGTGTCCCTGTACCGGCGCCGGCGATCATCGCGTTGCGTAAGCGCGAAATCCCGCGCTTGCTCGGATTCGAGCTCGAGGATGCCGAGATCGTTCATGCTCTTGGCGCGCTGGGATTCGAGAGCGTCACCTCGCGTGCAAACGACGAGACCACCTTCGAAGTGCAGGTCCCGCTTTGGCGAAGCGACATCGCAATCGAAGCGGACCTGGTCGAGGAAGTCGCGCGCCTGATCGGCTACGATCGCGTCGCGGTCGCGACGCCGCCGGTTGCAGAGCAACATATTGCCAGCACCGCATACAAGCGCCAAGAACGTGTCGCGAGCGCCCTCGCAATGCTCGGTTATCATGAGGTCGTCACGCTTGCGCTACAGCCGGGTTCGATCCACGAACGCTGGCGCGAAAGCGGCGCCGCACTCGACATGAAGGTCGTCGAAATCATGAATCCGCTTTCGGAAGATCAGCGCTTCATGCGATTCTCTCTACTGCCTGCGCTGTTGGCACTCGGAACCGACAAGATTTTCGAGATCGGCGACGTGTTTGGCGAAGCCAGTGAGATCGTCGAACGGACGCATGCGACGTTCATGCGTCGCACGACGCAACCGCAAAGCGATTCGTGGAGCGACGAGCAGTTCGTCGCGCTCAAGGCCGACGCGCTCGCCTTCGTGCGCGCCGTAACGGGACGCCATGCAAGCGTACGCGTCACCGGGCACGCCGGTTGGCATCCGGGCATCTGCGCCGAGCTGGTCCTCGACGGCGCACCCATCGCGATCGTCGGCGCGCTCGATCCACGTTTAACGTTCGCACTGGGAGTCGAGGGCCGCGCGCACGCCGCGCAAGTCGATCTTGCCACGCTCCCGGATCCGGTGATTCCGCGCTATGTCGCGCCGTCGCGCTATCCGACCATCTCACGCGATCTCGCGCTCGTCGTCAATCTCGACGTCAGCGCCGCGCAAATCGAGAACGTCATCGGTGGCGCGCTCGATGGGCTGGCGCGCACGATCGGCGCGTTCGATGAATATCGGGGGCCGCAAGTCGGTGACGGCAAAAAGAGTCTTGCCGTGCGCGTCGTGCTGCAGCGCGATGATACGACGATGACGGACGCCGAAGCCGACGCAGCGATCGGCAAAATCCTCGGTGCGCTACGCTCCGAGCTAGGCGCGACGATACGCAGCTAA
- a CDS encoding RNA methyltransferase, which yields MPLSPDVVRSLLRRKSRREHGLFLIEGPSLLEEALNSRLSILEVRATAEAGESAGSLMRRAEIAGAELIEVSTRALDRLSDLDSPPGIVAVARMQGCPLAELLERPGLLLLLAGVSDPGNAGTLVRTAEAFGAAGIIFGEGGVDPYNPKVVRGAMGSLFRLPHGISPAAELVLGAASGRRPIIAADRDGTPLPEFTFPPNPIIAVGSERGGVGAWLPHWDASVAIPHAGPTESLNAGIAGAIVLYEWSFSPRFRPKI from the coding sequence GTGCCACTGTCGCCCGACGTTGTCCGGAGCCTGCTTAGAAGGAAGAGCCGCCGCGAACACGGCCTTTTCCTGATCGAGGGTCCCTCGCTGCTCGAAGAGGCCCTCAACAGCCGGCTCTCCATCCTCGAGGTCCGGGCTACGGCCGAGGCCGGCGAGAGCGCCGGCTCGCTGATGCGACGCGCCGAGATTGCCGGGGCCGAGCTCATCGAAGTCTCGACCCGAGCCCTTGACCGGCTTTCGGATCTGGATTCGCCGCCGGGAATCGTCGCCGTGGCGCGGATGCAGGGCTGCCCACTCGCCGAGCTTTTGGAGCGGCCGGGATTGTTGCTGTTGCTGGCCGGGGTCTCCGATCCTGGGAACGCCGGGACGCTCGTGCGGACCGCGGAGGCCTTCGGGGCCGCGGGGATCATTTTCGGAGAAGGCGGCGTCGATCCGTACAATCCTAAGGTCGTCCGCGGCGCGATGGGATCTCTTTTCCGCCTTCCGCACGGCATATCGCCCGCCGCCGAGCTCGTTCTGGGGGCCGCGAGCGGCCGCCGGCCGATCATCGCCGCCGACCGTGACGGGACCCCGCTTCCCGAGTTTACGTTCCCCCCGAACCCCATCATTGCCGTTGGGTCTGAGAGAGGCGGGGTGGGGGCTTGGCTGCCCCACTGGGATGCAAGCGTCGCCATCCCGCATGCGGGGCCGACCGAGAGCCTCAATGCCGGGATCGCGGGCGCGATCGTCCTCTACGAATGGTCCTTTTCGCCCCGTTTTCGCCCCAAAATTTGA
- a CDS encoding NUDIX hydrolase: MTLKSLWSRYVYRGKVVSLRIEELEFPSRRDVVEIVEHRGAVVIAAQPTRDSIVLVEQYRYPIGKRNWEVPAGSIDPNEGPDACAVRELREETGYTAKRIRRLWSAYSAPGFCTELLHFYAAEELTAGKRAPDLGEEDMVVKTFTLDEAWAMVERDELPDAKTQIAIAWAKMRS, encoded by the coding sequence ATGACGCTCAAATCGTTGTGGTCGCGCTACGTCTATCGCGGCAAAGTCGTCAGCTTGCGCATCGAGGAGCTTGAGTTTCCATCGCGTCGCGACGTGGTCGAAATCGTCGAGCATCGGGGCGCCGTCGTCATCGCAGCGCAGCCCACGCGCGATTCGATCGTGCTTGTCGAGCAGTATCGTTATCCGATCGGAAAGCGGAATTGGGAAGTCCCGGCCGGTTCGATCGATCCGAATGAAGGTCCGGATGCGTGCGCGGTGCGCGAGCTGCGCGAAGAGACGGGTTACACTGCCAAACGCATCCGCCGCTTGTGGTCCGCGTATTCGGCACCCGGCTTTTGTACCGAGCTCTTACATTTTTATGCGGCCGAAGAGCTCACGGCCGGTAAGCGCGCGCCTGATCTCGGCGAAGAAGACATGGTCGTAAAAACGTTCACGCTCGACGAGGCCTGGGCCATGGTCGAGCGCGACGAGCTTCCCGATGCGAAAACGCAAATTGCGATTGCGTGGGCTAAAATGCGATCGTAG
- a CDS encoding PDZ domain-containing protein, whose translation MDPGYYRYPTAFREHVAFVSEDDLWLAALSGGIARRLTTSVSEISFPRFSPDGRLLAFVGREEGHPEVYLMPAEGGRARRLTFIGASVCVVCGWSADGSEIYFTSDHGSPFERETLAFAVSTEGGAPRPLHLGHVATISVSPNNATLIGRNAIDAARWKRYHGGTAGDLWIDPSGAGTFRRLITLRGNLVWPLWIGERVFFVSDHEGIANIYSCANDGNDLRKHTDEREYYVRYPSTDGRLIVYGAGSELRVLDTVDSSVRTIDVSTPSTAPQTVRRFVESSDRLEHFAPSPDGTQVALVSRGQPYTMPLWEEAVTHHGRGSRVRYRLAEWMPNASRLVMVDDAEGYERIIDVDLSKDQTEKPHVLTDSRIGRVVELTVSPANNLVAFTNHRRELFILDSENRDLRKIDESPGDVTSRLAFSPDGRFLAYTWSPQHDVGIIRVCKVKSGEKHDVTSPLRVDANVAWDPDGDYLYFLSTRDFNPVYDALQFDLSFPFAMRPFAVALRKDVPSPFVPKPAPLHREHRSDDEIGKKPKAEKIEIDFDDITGRVIAFPVEEGRYDDIVAVRRRLLFTRFPLKAIKVPTKRWSDEEAQLGDLLAYDFDSQRLVTLAHEMDQVRLASDYRTLVYSSHDRLRAIDAGGDLPEDDADEQKPGAEPGRRSGWIDLARISVLVEPRDEWAQMLREAWRLQHEHFWDERMSGVDWDVVYERYARILPRVRARGELSDLIWEMQGELGTSHAYEIGGDYRIAPSYKRGFLGCDLAWDDRLEGWRIERIYRGDSWERNFDSPLAAPGLEIEVGDAIVAVGGHPVERTISVDELLTNAADRDITLTILSGKKRERRRVLVKALENETTLRYRAWVTANREYVHARTGGAVGYLHIPDMGPWGFSEFHRGFLTEFNRSGLIVDVRYNRGGHVSPLLLEKLARKRIGYDVMRYGPPVPYPPESVGGPMVALTNQFAGSDGDIFSHAFKLYKLGPLVGKRTWGGVIGINPSHHLVDGTITTQPEFSFWFVDVGWGVENYGTDPDYDVDIAPHDSRAGYDPQMEKALELIGSLRAQTNGKPSFEPRPYLPLPFVPVR comes from the coding sequence ATGGACCCTGGATATTATCGTTACCCTACGGCTTTTCGCGAACATGTTGCATTCGTAAGTGAAGATGATCTCTGGCTCGCCGCGCTAAGCGGCGGAATAGCACGAAGACTGACGACAAGCGTCAGTGAGATCTCGTTCCCACGCTTCTCACCGGACGGTCGTTTGCTCGCTTTCGTGGGACGTGAGGAAGGCCACCCCGAGGTCTATCTCATGCCCGCCGAAGGCGGCCGGGCGCGCAGGCTCACCTTCATCGGTGCGAGCGTTTGCGTCGTCTGCGGCTGGAGCGCCGACGGCAGCGAAATTTACTTCACATCTGACCACGGCTCGCCGTTCGAGCGCGAAACACTGGCGTTCGCAGTGTCGACGGAAGGGGGCGCGCCGAGACCATTGCATTTGGGCCACGTCGCCACAATCTCGGTCTCACCGAACAACGCGACGCTGATCGGACGCAACGCGATCGACGCCGCGCGCTGGAAACGTTATCACGGCGGAACCGCGGGAGACTTGTGGATCGATCCGTCGGGTGCGGGAACCTTCCGGCGACTGATCACGCTACGCGGAAATTTGGTGTGGCCACTCTGGATAGGCGAACGCGTCTTCTTCGTCTCCGATCACGAGGGCATCGCCAACATCTACTCCTGTGCGAATGACGGCAACGATCTTCGCAAGCACACCGACGAGCGTGAGTACTACGTTCGCTACCCGTCGACTGACGGACGTTTGATCGTCTACGGGGCGGGCTCCGAGCTACGCGTCCTCGATACTGTCGACAGCAGCGTGCGTACGATCGACGTCTCGACACCATCGACCGCACCGCAAACGGTTCGGCGTTTCGTTGAGAGCTCCGATCGCCTCGAGCACTTCGCGCCGTCGCCCGACGGCACGCAAGTCGCGCTCGTCTCGCGCGGACAGCCGTACACGATGCCGCTCTGGGAAGAGGCCGTGACGCATCACGGACGCGGAAGTCGCGTACGCTACCGCCTCGCAGAGTGGATGCCGAACGCCTCGCGCCTCGTTATGGTCGACGACGCCGAGGGTTACGAGCGCATCATCGACGTCGATCTCAGCAAGGACCAGACTGAAAAACCGCACGTCCTCACCGACTCGCGCATCGGGCGTGTGGTCGAGCTCACAGTTTCGCCGGCGAACAATTTGGTGGCGTTCACGAACCACCGCCGCGAGCTTTTCATCCTCGATTCCGAGAATCGCGACCTGCGCAAAATCGACGAGAGTCCGGGCGACGTAACGTCGCGCCTGGCATTCTCTCCGGATGGGCGTTTTCTGGCATACACGTGGTCACCGCAGCATGACGTCGGAATCATTCGCGTCTGCAAAGTGAAGTCGGGCGAAAAGCACGACGTCACGTCGCCGTTGCGCGTCGATGCCAATGTCGCGTGGGATCCCGACGGCGACTATTTGTATTTTCTTTCGACGCGCGATTTCAACCCGGTCTACGACGCGCTGCAATTCGATCTGAGCTTTCCGTTTGCGATGCGTCCATTCGCGGTCGCACTCCGTAAAGACGTGCCCTCGCCGTTCGTCCCCAAGCCGGCGCCGCTACATCGCGAGCATCGTTCCGACGACGAGATCGGAAAGAAGCCCAAGGCGGAAAAAATCGAGATCGACTTCGACGACATTACGGGACGTGTCATTGCGTTTCCGGTCGAAGAAGGCCGCTACGACGATATCGTTGCGGTTCGGCGGCGCCTACTCTTCACGCGCTTCCCACTCAAGGCGATCAAGGTACCAACGAAACGCTGGAGTGACGAAGAAGCGCAGCTCGGCGACCTGCTCGCCTACGATTTCGATTCGCAACGTCTGGTCACGCTCGCGCACGAAATGGATCAAGTGCGCCTCGCGTCCGACTATCGTACGCTCGTCTATTCGTCACACGATCGGCTGCGTGCAATCGACGCCGGCGGCGATCTCCCCGAAGACGACGCCGACGAGCAAAAGCCCGGCGCCGAACCCGGCAGACGCTCGGGCTGGATCGACTTGGCGCGCATCAGCGTCCTCGTCGAACCGCGCGACGAGTGGGCGCAAATGCTGCGCGAAGCATGGCGCCTGCAGCACGAGCATTTTTGGGACGAGCGAATGTCAGGCGTCGATTGGGACGTCGTCTACGAACGCTATGCGCGAATTCTTCCGCGCGTTCGCGCGCGCGGCGAGCTCTCGGATCTCATTTGGGAGATGCAAGGCGAGCTCGGAACGTCGCACGCGTACGAAATCGGCGGCGACTATCGCATTGCACCCAGCTACAAACGCGGCTTTCTCGGATGCGACTTGGCGTGGGACGATCGCCTCGAAGGTTGGCGCATCGAGCGGATCTATCGCGGCGACTCGTGGGAACGCAACTTCGATTCACCGCTGGCAGCGCCGGGACTCGAAATCGAAGTCGGTGACGCGATCGTCGCCGTCGGCGGACACCCGGTCGAGCGAACCATTAGTGTCGACGAGCTTCTGACCAACGCGGCGGATCGTGACATCACGTTGACGATTCTGTCCGGCAAGAAACGCGAACGGCGCCGAGTTCTCGTCAAGGCGCTCGAGAACGAAACGACGTTGCGCTATCGTGCATGGGTCACCGCCAATCGCGAGTACGTGCACGCACGCACCGGGGGTGCCGTCGGATATCTCCATATTCCGGACATGGGGCCGTGGGGATTCTCGGAATTTCATCGCGGCTTTCTCACCGAGTTCAATCGTAGCGGCTTGATCGTCGACGTCCGATACAATCGCGGCGGTCACGTCTCACCACTGCTGCTCGAGAAACTCGCACGCAAACGCATCGGCTACGACGTCATGCGCTACGGACCGCCGGTTCCGTATCCGCCGGAATCCGTCGGCGGCCCGATGGTCGCGCTCACGAATCAGTTCGCAGGCAGCGACGGCGACATTTTCTCGCACGCGTTCAAGCTTTACAAGCTCGGGCCGCTCGTCGGAAAGCGAACGTGGGGCGGCGTCATCGGGATCAATCCGTCCCACCATCTCGTCGACGGCACGATCACGACGCAGCCGGAGTTTTCATTTTGGTTCGTCGACGTCGGTTGGGGCGTCGAGAACTATGGAACCGATCCGGATTACGACGTCGACATCGCACCGCACGACTCGCGCGCCGGGTACGATCCGCAGATGGAGAAAGCGCTCGAGCTTATCGGGTCGTTGCGGGCGCAGACGAACGGGAAGCCGAGCTTTGAACCACGGCCGTACTTGCCGCTCCCGTTTGTACCGGTGCGCTGA
- the rplT gene encoding 50S ribosomal protein L20, with protein sequence MARVKRGVNKIKNRRKVMKLVKGFRASRRRNYRVANEALLHSLAYAFRDRRTRKRDFRSLWIARINAAARREGLSYSRLMAGLKKSGVAVNRKALAELAVSDQKAFARLLALAKDSLGTAV encoded by the coding sequence ATGGCTAGAGTAAAGCGCGGCGTCAACAAGATCAAAAACCGCCGCAAGGTCATGAAGCTCGTCAAGGGCTTTCGGGCGTCGCGCCGGCGTAACTATCGCGTTGCGAACGAAGCGCTGCTGCATTCACTGGCGTACGCATTTCGCGACCGCCGCACGCGCAAGCGTGATTTTCGTTCGCTGTGGATCGCGCGCATCAACGCGGCGGCCCGGCGCGAGGGGCTTTCGTATTCACGCCTGATGGCGGGCCTCAAGAAAAGCGGCGTTGCGGTGAACCGCAAGGCGCTCGCCGAGCTTGCGGTCAGCGACCAGAAAGCGTTCGCACGTCTGCTCGCTCTCGCGAAGGACTCGCTCGGGACGGCGGTCTAG
- the rpmI gene encoding 50S ribosomal protein L35, with protein sequence MPKIKTHRGTAKRVKVTSTGKVLHRHQFSGCGHILSKKSRNRKRKFRKDQQTSPSDLQRFRPQIPYLF encoded by the coding sequence GTGCCTAAGATCAAGACCCATCGCGGAACCGCCAAACGCGTTAAGGTGACCAGCACCGGTAAGGTGTTGCATCGCCATCAGTTCAGCGGGTGCGGTCACATTCTCAGCAAGAAGTCGCGCAATCGCAAACGCAAGTTTCGCAAAGATCAGCAGACTTCGCCGAGCGATCTGCAGCGTTTTCGCCCGCAGATCCCCTATCTGTTTTAG
- a CDS encoding NAD(P)-dependent oxidoreductase, with translation MAGTPQSPQQPPRFDKKVGIIGLGRMGSNIAKRLFHAHVPIGVVYDKNTALAAQLARELRCYHAQKLAEVNANAEIVFTVVSDDEAVNTIYSESGDSLLLGAGGTSFIECSTVSPKLHLEVAKRVAARNGRFIEACMAGSAPQAHDGTLYLILGGNKFVVDQLAPILRMMSRTQVYVGEIPRAAEIKALVNMVMNINTAGLAEGLALGSALGINLDELREIFSRTGAASRVLLSDGEDMQKREHTTYFAAEHARKDSGIALDMAKEAKLTLPLAEATKAQYDTMVEVGLGHIDKSGISELTFAERRKRYIQPAPEQKVPTAAPK, from the coding sequence ATGGCCGGAACGCCACAAAGCCCGCAACAGCCTCCACGTTTTGACAAAAAAGTCGGGATCATCGGACTCGGTCGCATGGGTTCGAACATCGCGAAGCGGCTTTTCCATGCACACGTTCCGATCGGCGTTGTTTACGATAAGAACACCGCGCTCGCTGCGCAACTTGCGCGCGAGCTGCGCTGCTATCACGCGCAAAAACTCGCTGAGGTCAATGCCAACGCCGAGATCGTTTTCACGGTCGTAAGCGACGACGAAGCCGTAAATACAATCTACTCGGAGAGCGGCGACAGCCTGCTCCTGGGTGCCGGCGGAACGTCGTTCATCGAGTGCAGTACCGTTTCACCGAAGTTGCATCTCGAAGTTGCGAAGCGCGTCGCTGCGCGCAACGGACGATTCATCGAAGCGTGCATGGCGGGTTCCGCGCCGCAAGCGCACGACGGAACGCTCTACTTGATTCTCGGCGGCAACAAATTCGTCGTCGATCAGCTCGCGCCGATCCTGCGTATGATGTCTCGCACGCAAGTTTACGTCGGCGAGATTCCGCGCGCAGCGGAAATCAAAGCTCTCGTCAACATGGTGATGAACATCAACACCGCGGGGCTTGCCGAAGGGCTTGCGCTCGGAAGCGCGCTCGGCATCAACCTCGACGAGCTGCGTGAGATATTCTCACGCACTGGCGCCGCGTCACGCGTGCTGCTGAGCGACGGCGAAGATATGCAGAAGCGCGAGCACACGACGTACTTTGCCGCCGAACACGCGCGCAAGGATTCGGGCATCGCGCTCGACATGGCGAAGGAAGCGAAGCTGACGCTGCCGCTCGCGGAAGCGACCAAAGCGCAGTACGACACGATGGTTGAGGTCGGACTCGGCCACATCGATAAATCCGGCATCTCCGAGCTTACGTTTGCGGAACGTCGCAAGCGCTACATCCAGCCCGCGCCGGAACAAAAGGTACCAACCGCAGCTCCGAAATGA
- the infC gene encoding translation initiation factor IF-3, giving the protein MPAGDPVRERTVGRFDLWGCFRHRHFVFSGRSFIAARPLRINEQIRIRQVRVIDDDGSQLGVMPTENALDLARQRGLDLIEVSPTAVPPVCRITDYGRLKYEQAKKDRDARKKHRGFELKEVKLRPKIETHDYEVKARMAERLLLDGGKVKVTIMFRGREITYTSFGRRLLDRMSEDLKNLAIVEREPRLEGKNMFMILSPRQSPLGPPKFTHHDKHEAEKQAAADKQHEAEQQDADHEEDIEETPTPQIESASSA; this is encoded by the coding sequence ATGCCTGCGGGCGATCCGGTCCGCGAACGGACCGTCGGCAGGTTCGATTTGTGGGGATGCTTTCGGCATCGCCACTTTGTTTTTTCTGGGAGGTCCTTCATAGCAGCTCGACCACTTCGCATAAACGAGCAGATTCGAATTCGCCAAGTGCGCGTCATCGATGATGACGGTTCGCAGCTCGGCGTGATGCCGACGGAAAACGCGCTCGACCTAGCGCGCCAACGCGGACTCGATTTGATCGAAGTCTCACCGACTGCGGTTCCACCCGTCTGCCGAATAACCGATTACGGACGACTGAAGTACGAGCAAGCAAAAAAAGATCGAGACGCACGCAAGAAACATCGCGGCTTTGAGCTCAAAGAAGTCAAACTGCGTCCCAAAATCGAGACGCACGACTACGAAGTCAAAGCACGAATGGCCGAGCGGCTACTCCTGGACGGCGGAAAAGTCAAAGTAACGATCATGTTCCGCGGGCGCGAAATCACATACACCTCTTTCGGACGCCGTCTACTCGATCGCATGTCTGAAGATCTCAAGAACCTCGCAATCGTCGAACGCGAGCCGCGGCTGGAAGGCAAGAACATGTTCATGATTCTCTCGCCGCGACAGTCGCCGCTGGGACCGCCGAAGTTCACACACCACGATAAACACGAAGCCGAAAAACAAGCCGCGGCTGATAAGCAACACGAAGCCGAGCAGCAAGACGCCGACCACGAAGAAGACATCGAAGAAACACCCACGCCGCAAATAGAAAGTGCCTCCAGTGCCTAA